One genomic segment of Malania oleifera isolate guangnan ecotype guangnan unplaced genomic scaffold, ASM2987363v1 ctg509, whole genome shotgun sequence includes these proteins:
- the LOC131147207 gene encoding protease Do-like 9 has product MPALLTVDDDDFWEGVSPVQFGELPALQDAVTVVGYPIGGDTISVTSGVVSRIEILSYVHGSTELLGVQIDAAINSGNSGGPAFNDKGNCVGIAFQSLKHEDVENIGYVIPTPVIMHFIQDYEKNGAYTGFPILGVEWQKMENPDLRNAMGMKHDQKGVRIRRVDPTALESEVLKPSDIILSFDGVDIANDGTGNPERQADRTRC; this is encoded by the exons ATGCCAG CTTTGCTAACTGTTGATGATGATGACTTCTGGGAAGGAGTTTCACCGGTGCAATTTGGTGAGTTACCTGCTCTCCAAGATGCAGTGACTGTTGTAGGGTATCCAATTGGGGGAGACACGATTTCTGTGACAAGTGGTGTTGTGTCACGGATAGAAATCCTATCATATGTTCATGGGTCTACCGAGCTTCTGGGTGTGCAG ATAGATGCTGCTATAAACTCGGGGAATTCTGGAGGGCCTGCATTTAATGATAAGGGCAATTGTGTGGGTATTGCATTTCAGTCCCTTAAGCATGAAGATGTTGAGAATATTGGTTATGTCATTCCAACGCCGGTCATCATGCACTTTATCCAAGATTATGAGAAGAATGGAGCTTATACTG GATTTCCAATTCTTGGTGTTGAGTGGCAGAAGATGGAAAATCCTGATTTGCGGAATGCAATGGGGATGAAACATGATCAGAAAGGTGTTCGCATCAGACGTGTTGACCCCACGGCACTGGAATCTGAggttttgaaaccatcagatATTATCCTTAGCTTTGATGGGGTTGATATAGCTAATGATGGAACAG ggaacccagaaagacaggcgGACCGAACCCGCTGTTGA